CGGCCGAGGAGGGCAAATAAATAGAGAAGGACAAGAAGGGGGATTAATCGTCAAACCAGAAATTGTTTTTCTGGCCTCCCGTGGTGGCAAGGGTGGGAGAGGGCTCACTGTTCCCACAACTTTTTCTCAtcccctctctcacttccttctcATGAGATCCCTGGGAAGTGCAATCCCCACATTCTGAAATGAGGCAGCCTGCCCATGGCTCCAAGGTGGCCGAGAAAGCACTTCATCCAGACTCTACCACGCTGCCACCGCTTTCTGTCCCTGGGAGAGAAGTTGGGGAGATGGCCACCCCTGGGTGACATTTCTTTAATCCTATCTTTTAGACTCTTAGgactttctgttgttttaagagtTGGAAGGGACTCTCAGAGAGAGCCCCAGAGAGAGGTCCTGACCGCCAGGCAAGTCTGGGTGAGGTGAGCTGGAACCTGCTCTTTGAGCTCACAGTGGAATGTTCTGAGTCTCCTCACTGCTCACAGTGTGGGCCCTGGACCAGATACATGAGTGCCACCTGGGAGCTTCTTAGAAAAGCAGCCTCTCTGCCTCACCCTGGCCCTCACCTACCAAATGCATTACAGAATCCTAATCTGCATTTTATCTGATTCCAGGTGTTTCTATGCATGTGAAAGTTTCAGAAGCTTTGTGTATACCTGGTGTGATATTGTCCTTCTGTGGTCCTGAAGGAAACAGTAAGCCAATACATCAAGGTCTGGTTTCTAGTCCTGAGAGGAGCTCTCTCTTCTCGAAAGCTTCCATTTCGAGTCACTTTTGAGGAGGATCCCTGCGAATTGTGAAATTCAATCTCTTTGTCTTTTCAATAAAAGCCACCTGTGTGTTAGGCCTGAGGACTTTTATAGCTAATTAATTACAGAGATACTTGCCTGTTGCAAATGGAAATACTTAACATGATCCTAATCAGTGAGTTTATTAATCTATCCTTGGTCCTTTTGACTGACATCcattctcagattttatttttcacagcatATTAGGTTAAGAAGTGGATTCATTGATTTGTTTCCCAAGAAACAATGGTTGTTTGTGTGTCCTGATGTGATCCCTCGCTCGTGGACAGCTTGGCCCTTGTTCCCAGGAGTTTACGATCTGTTTGGAGTTTATGGTTTACAGTTCTGGTTGGAGAGACAAGATTGTGCTCAACTCCTACATTTCATGGGTGAGCCAAACTAGGCACAGAGTTGTGGGAGACTGAGAGGCTCCAGGTCCCAGTGGGAGCCTGGAGCTCTCTGAAGAGCAAGTAGGTTCCCCCAAGGAAGACTGTCCACAGGTGCAGGGCACGGCCTCTGCTGGTGAGGCACCCTGAGGCTAAGGTGGGTCCTGAGTCAGGGTCAGACAGGTACAAGGATACTGAAAAGCACAGTCTGACTTACTCAGGAGTAAGTCCAACTTAATCTGGACCGTAAGTCACAGCAGTTTATATTCTAACAAGTCCCTGTGAGGTAGACATTGTGACTgatgttttatagatttcaggATGATGAGGCTAACGGAGGTTAAAAAATTCAGTGAAGATCCCATGCCTGGTGGAACCAGGGTCCATGTGCGTTGCCTTCCTCTACTCCCTGCCCAGAGGTGGGTCTTCCATCCTTCTGCCCCAGTCAGGCTGGGCTGCAGTCCCAGCAGTGCTGGGCTGGAGCGAGAGATGAAAGGGCCCCAGCTTCAGAAGAGGAGGTGTGCCAGGCTTGGCCTGAAGCAGAACTAATAGATCGATCAAGGTCACAAAGCAGCGTTGGCTCTGATGGGATCCAGACGCTGGTCCTTCTTCCCTGGTGTAATGCTGCATGGAGACAACTGTTACCTGTCCCAATTCTGGGACACTGAGCTAAATGGCTAGAATGGCTGGCTGCAGGGCTCTTCCGGTTGGGCTGATGGAAGAGGGAGAATGGCTGAGGGGTGGTCCAGAAGTGAGAAGAGACTCTCTTGAAGGGAAGTAGCCTACTTTCCTGCTCATTAGCCTGGTGAGGTGACCAAGGCCTTTCTCCCGGGAGTTGGCGATTAAGACCCTGCTCAGTTGGGTTCTTGCCCCAGGATGTGCCTGGCCAGCGAGGGCTTGGAGTACAGAGCCAGGCTGCTGCTCTCCTCTGGTCTTCAAGACCAGAACCTCTGGGTGACCCTAACAGCCGAGTCCCAGACCATGTCTGACTTGCTCTgactccccaccacccccaccccggggcacACAGAGTCCCCTCCCAGCTACCGATTCCTGGCCTTCACCTCTCCACCATAGCTCTGAGCATTTCTGCAGAGCTTCCTGTTGGCCTGAGGCTGCACAGTCGCACAGGTCCCACCCGAGGTCATCTAGTGAGGCCCTGAGCAAGAGGTGGGGGTCAGCTGCATTCTTCCCGCTACTCTTCGGGGTCTGTCCACCCACACACCCGAGTCCTCTGGGACAACTCCCTTTGCACCCTGAGGCCAGTAGAGCTGAGGCCCTGTATCCAAGTTCAGCTCACAAGAAGGTCAAGGTGACCCAGAAGGGCTTATGGCCAAGATCCTTAACATTTGTTTTACTTTCCACAAAGGCCAAGTCAGTGATGACTTCAGGACGTGGCGTTCCAGAAACAACTGAGGAACATAAGTCTCTCTTGGTTGGGGCAATGTAGCAAAAGCCCTTAGAGGGTGAGATCTCTGAGTGTCACGTGGTCAGAAGACCCCTGTGCTGGTTAGCCTCAGTGGGCCTGCCTGGTGGGTGCTGAGTTTGCAAGGAGCTGtcaagagggagacagaatgaatgttcctggagggcagggactaAATCAACACTAGTGTTGGAAAATCTCCAGCATGTGAGCCTGGAAAATGTTCCTGCTGCAAAACAGAGTTTTCCGGGAGGCTGCTAGTCCTTCCACAACCTGACTGAAGTCACCAGGCAAGGGTCTGGCTGCTCTGACTAGCCAGAGGCTGTTCACCAATTAGATTGTTTCAATGCTGAGAGAATTACTGAAATACAACATTATATTTGGACATTCTGTCTGGGGAGAGCACTGTCTTGCAAATGATGGGCAGATGGGCTTTTGAAGCAGAGGGTCAGGGAGCCCTGAGGAACTTGGTCTGGGGCCTCTCTCCAATGACTTTGGTCTGTGACAACAAGTAAAACCAAAGAGTTTCCCTCCAAGTTGTGTTAGCTACCGCTCCTGATGTCCTGAGAGGCTGGCCCTTGGGCTCTGTATCACCTGAGATCCCTGCCCAGCTGGCTTCCAGTTGAGTTTGGCCAGGGGAGAGAAATGTTGGGGTTTTTCCACTCTGCTCCCGCTCTGGCAGGAGCTATGGCTTTCCGCAGCCCTTTCATAGAGGTCCATCTGCTTCCCCATGTTCCTTCATCACACACACAATTTGGGCTCTCCTGGGGCTCCTGTGACACTGTTTTGTTCTTCTGCTCCTTCAGAGCCACTGCTGCTAGGCTTGAGGCATCTTGCCTCTATGAACAGTGTCTTCAGGAAAGGCTCTCCATCGAGCCCTCTGCAGGGCCTGCGCTCCTGCAGGATCCTGACAGACAGAGGCCAACCTCCTGGTTATAACAAGCATATTCCACACTGTCTGCATTATTGCTGTTCTTGCTGGGTCCTGAGTCTTGACTTCTCCCTATGAGAGCAATAAGGTGGAGCAGTGGGCAGGTGCAGGGGTGAGCTGTGTGGGGATGTGGGGGGGCACTGGAAGGCTCTGATTTGCCGTGGCAGCTGggagtggcagggctgggagctgggcaCTGGCAGGGACAAAAGGGGGGAGAGGAgcctggggaagaaaggaggggtaTGTGACCCAGCAAGCAGCCTCTCCAGCAGACATTAGCTTCCAGGTCTGCCTGTGGGTGGGGATAGGCGGCCTTCAATCCCATGTGGTCCCATGGATGGTGCCTTGTTCCCCTCCTTTCTGAGCACAGTCCTGTCCTGCACTGCCCTTCCTCATGAGAATTGATCTCTCTTCAACATCTGGCACCCAAATGCCAGCTTACTGTGTCCTCAGAACCCAATTAAATCCTATTTCTATTCCGACCAGCAAAAGCTTGACATGTTGCAAGGATCTCTCACATGGAGACAGAGGGCACAAGAGAATGTGAGAGCCAGTCATTTTGGATCAGGGAGGGCAGGGCTTGGTACACACCCAGaggtttaggaaagaaaaaaggaggtggTAAAACTGTGGGAGATGAGGGAATGGAAACTGGAGGGAAATACGAATTAAAAGTGTCTGTGTGCCTAAtggaaaaagacaggaaaaatctTTATTCTGTGACCTGCAGTCTTTCTCTTTGCCATCAACTGACCACCTCAGACCTAGGAAGCAGGTGGCAAAACTTGTTGGTGGGGGTGAAAACTTCATGCCCAACCTCACGCTCTTCTCATAGCCTCTTATACCTGGTTACTTCCCCTTTCAGGATCCCAAGTGGGTGGCTTGGTTTAAATAAGATCTTGTTTCCGTTCCATCCTGAGCTACCCTGGTCACTCCTCAAGCAAAATATCCTGATGGGGTGGCTGCTGAGAAGGTGTGTCGGACCCCTGGCTCCCTGGCCAGAGATACAAACCAGGTAGAGCAAGGTAGAGTGTTGTAGAGTGTGAGGGTTAAACATTCTAAGGATATATCCTTAATTGCAGATACACCTAAGGTTCATTTATGACATCAGATTCTCACCAGCTGGATTGCCCGGCCAATATCCCTGCTGACACAAGGTAAGGGTCTCCCCTAATAGTCTGCTAGTCCTGCTCATACATAATCAGATAAATTAGCATGGAGACTTCTGTAACCATCCCCGGGATTGGTCTTTTAGCTTTACTTTAGCCCATGGTTCGGGGTTCCCTTGTTATTAACCCCTTAGATTTTATGGCTCCTAACTGCATTTCTTCCAGGTCTCCTCTCTGGTCCTTTTCCATagtgaggagggtgaggagggagatTGCACATGGAGACCAAGACCAGAGTATGGTGATGGTGGCCAGCCCGTGCTGGCCACACATCACTGATATTTTCCAAAATCATGTTAAAGAAGAATTGACAGGTATGAAGCTACTGTCAACAGGATTCTTTCCCAAGTCTGCCCAAGCCCATTTTCCAGCCAAAAGATGAAAAGGAGACATTCGGTTCTCAAAATTTTATTGAGATGTTGAGGAGAAACAGCCAACATATACATTCCTCATTTCGTCACAATTGGCATTTTACCCACACGATAGGTTCTTCTCTGGCTGTCATCCTCTCATTGCTGCCTGGTGCTGTATGAAGCCCACCAGGACAGAGCCCATGGGTGGCATCACAAGTGGGAGCGGTAATTGCGATTGGCTGTAGGGGAAGGACATGGTTGCAACAGGGACAGGTTAGAACATCCccattctcctcttcctgccccagtGGGAACTGAACTGGAAACTAAATTCTCAGGCTGAGATTCTGGGTCCGGGAGAAGCCAACTCCAAGAGGGAGGGCCCCTGGGGTGAGTCCCCCATGTTTGACTGCTCGCCTGCTTGTCCCTACTCACCATCATCGCCCCGTTTCCTACTCTTCAAGCTTCCTTTCCGGTATTTTCTTTTGCTGCCACCTCTCTTCACTCCCTTGTGAGGAGCTCGGTTCTTGCCCCTCCTCATGCCATGGCTCTTTAATTTGCGGCTGGTCGACATTGTAATTTCTGCCAAAATGAGGGGCTTTGCAGGGCCCGGAGGCCAGGAGTCTGGGTATTTAAGGCCTTAGCCATTGTGACTGTGAAGGGGTGTGGCTTAGCAGATGGGTGGGGCTCCACTGTGATGTCAGTGGCCTTTGTTACACTTGGGTCATATATGAGAAATAAGGTGGCCCCTCTAATGCAACTCAAGGCTACCCTCAATTTTGAGGCCCTTTTTATGTTAAATGAGGATTTCCAGACAGGTGTTATTGAGCAATTCAATTTCAGTTCTGTGCCAGGCATCTGGGGAGTACAAGATACCATTAGAATAGGTATCTCCTGCCTGTAGGAAATTTAATGGCTTCGTTgagtgtgggtatgtgtgtgtgtttcaatctCTTACAGCACTGGGAGATCACAAATGTATTTCTGTAAGGATGTGACTCTATGAAACCCAATCCAAtatgagcaaaaataaaaatattccttctctttcctctaacTATGACACTATGGGGTGAGTAATTTCCTGGGACTGTCCTGTTCATCAGAGGATGTTAGAAAGCATCCCTGACTTCTACCAGTAGATGCCAgtagctgtgacaaccaaaaatgtttccgAACATTGACTTGGGGGAGGGGTACAATCACCCTCTGTTGAGAACCGTTGGCTTTACCACTAAAAAAAATTCggtcatcaaatatttattgatcacctaaTATATGCAATGCACTTAGGTGCTAGAAAAATAGTTATGGATAAAACCAGACATAGACCTGTTTTCATGGTGACTTTCAGCCTCGTCAGGGAGAAAGCCATCAGAAATTTGCACAAATCAGTAAATAATCACTTCCCAACAGGGTTCAGGATAATTACATCTTGACATGGTGCAGGATGAggttggagagagaagcagagaccaGACTAGGCTCACGTGCATTGGGAAACCCTGGAAAAATGTTTATGAGAGTAATGTGACAAGATTATGTGGAAGGTAGATTGACGGGGATGTAGAGTGAATAAAGGGAGATTTTAGCACTGATAGTGGTGgttcaagagagagaaatatttgatAATGGCTCAGGCCTGGGCCAGAAATGGTGTTGATCAAGATGTAGAGATGTGGACAGGAGATACAGACTTGGTGACAGATGGACTGGCTTTGGTTGGTGACAGGAGAAGGTGCAGAAGGTGTGGCTTTTTTGGTGTAATACAGCTATCTGGATGCTGGTGCCACTCCCTGGGATAAAGCTAGGCATGAGTACAGGGATCATCATGCATTTTGGTTTAAAACATTTCAGGTTTGAGCTGCCTTTGAGATTTCCAAATAGAGATATTGTATGATTGCTGGGTTCATGGGTGTGGAGCTCCAAGTAGAAGCATGAGCTGGAGATATCCACCCTCTCCAACTTCCCCAGCAATGGATTCAATAGCcaagcttttcttcttcctccttcataCCTTATATTCAGtcctttgaaaaacatttcaatGGAACAGGGTCATTACTTCCTCTTActtcctctgtcctttctctctcccctgccatCATCCTCATTCAAGAACCAAGCACCTTTCATGCATCACGTTTTTAGCAAAAGTTGGTTGACTTTTCTAGAGAAGAGAACTAGTTCAAGTTCCACTCTCAGCATTTCTGATGTCTATAGGTAAAAGGACAAGTCATGTTTTGAAACCCAGATTCCTTGAAAAGCCACCATAATGGACATTTTCCATTATCCTGTTTCCAGGTGGGTTCTGCTGGAGACTTTGATTCCCTCAAAGAGGGAGGACCTCTAGAAATAGGCTGTGGGTTTGCCTTGTTGTATCTTGGGACTTTCTTGTACACTCCAGTCTTATTTCTCCTATAAGCAAGATCCATGAAAGCAGAAGTTTAAAACTTATGTTTGCTGCTCTGTGTTCTCGAGGCCTTGAACAATCCTTCCACAGAGCAAGAGCCCAATAAGGGCCCAATAAGGgttgaataaataacaaatccttcaatttttctGACTATCTAAATCCTCCCCATTTTGTCCCACCTCTCCAGGGAAGGCTTCCTTGACTTTTCAAATTCTCATTGTTCTTTGTAATATGTTCAGTGTTCATGGTCCTTAATAGGGTTCTCAAAGTCAACCAAACCTAAGTGTGTGACAACCTGTTCCATGCCCATATTGCTGTGTAGTATGCATGAGTCTGATCTCAAGAGGAGGCATTGTGTCTTGGTTCTTGTCCCGACTGTGCCCTAAGTATCACTTCTTTGgacttcattctctttattttgtaaataaactgGTTGGGTTAGGTGATCTCTGACATTATCTGACTTTTGTGGTAGGCACCTTGTAGT
Above is a genomic segment from Lutra lutra chromosome 3, mLutLut1.2, whole genome shotgun sequence containing:
- the TNP1 gene encoding spermatid nuclear transition protein 1 → MSTSRKLKSHGMRRGKNRAPHKGVKRGGSKRKYRKGSLKSRKRGDDANRNYRSHL